Proteins from one Nakamurella multipartita DSM 44233 genomic window:
- the sbnB gene encoding 2,3-diaminopropionate biosynthesis protein SbnB, translating into MLILRAHDVADALAGRELDVIDVIEQTYRAHATGRTAVPHSVFLRFPDQPRERIIALPAFVGGPHAAAGVKWVSSFPGNVVAGTPRASAVLVLNSLLDGRPQALLEASQLSAARTGAGAALAARTLAAGRPLRGAGLVGTGVINVEVLRYLVAVAPELTCVTVFDRDPQRAAAFAAQARELVPTVEIADHVDQALARHDLISLATTAAEPHLDLGACRPGALVLHISLRDIAVATIRNAYNVVDDADHVCRERTSLHLAQLQTGDRSFIGAGLGDLLTGATPLPAADGRLVIFSPFGLGALDIALAHYVRSRAQANGAGVEVPDFLPSQPVSATH; encoded by the coding sequence GTGCTGATCCTGCGTGCCCACGACGTCGCCGACGCCCTGGCCGGCCGCGAACTCGACGTCATCGACGTCATCGAGCAGACCTACCGCGCGCACGCCACCGGCCGGACCGCGGTGCCGCACTCGGTGTTCCTGCGCTTTCCCGATCAGCCGCGGGAGCGGATCATCGCCCTCCCGGCGTTCGTCGGCGGGCCGCACGCCGCCGCCGGGGTCAAGTGGGTCTCCTCCTTCCCCGGCAACGTGGTAGCCGGAACACCGCGGGCCAGTGCGGTTCTCGTGTTGAACTCGCTGCTGGACGGCCGGCCGCAGGCATTGCTGGAGGCCTCACAGCTCTCGGCCGCCCGGACCGGCGCCGGTGCCGCGCTGGCCGCGCGAACCCTGGCGGCCGGACGGCCGCTGCGGGGCGCCGGCCTCGTCGGCACCGGCGTCATCAACGTCGAGGTGCTCCGGTATCTGGTCGCGGTCGCCCCGGAGCTGACCTGCGTCACCGTTTTCGACCGAGACCCGCAGCGGGCCGCCGCCTTCGCGGCGCAGGCGCGGGAGCTGGTGCCGACGGTCGAGATCGCTGACCACGTCGACCAGGCACTGGCCCGGCACGACCTGATCAGCCTGGCCACCACCGCCGCCGAACCGCACCTCGACCTGGGCGCCTGCCGGCCGGGTGCACTGGTGCTGCACATCTCGCTGCGGGACATTGCCGTGGCGACCATCCGCAACGCCTACAACGTGGTCGACGACGCCGACCACGTCTGCCGCGAGCGCACCTCGCTGCACCTGGCCCAGCTGCAGACCGGTGACCGATCGTTCATCGGGGCCGGCCTGGGCGACCTGCTGACCGGCGCGACGCCGCTGCCGGCCGCCGACGGCCGGCTGGTGATCTTCTCACCCTTCGGCCTGGGGGCGCTGGACATCGCGCTCGCCCACTACGTCCGGAGCCGGGCGCAGGCCAACGGGGCCGGCGTCGAGGTCCCGGATTTCCTGCCGAGCCAACCGGTCTCGGCCACCCACTGA
- a CDS encoding non-ribosomal peptide synthetase — MTEMQLLPELFAAQAARTPDAVAVEDDHRRLSYADLDYRANRLAYILRAQGVQPESVVGVCLTRGVDLVVALLATWKAGGAYLPIDPTHPAARNAGMITDSATALVLVDRLTEQLLTGTGVRQLTLEPDAGTDPRTDGRAPASLVGGANAAYVVYTSGSTGRPKGVVITHEGIANRVRWTVGRHGLAATDRVLQKSSIAFDAAAWEIFAPLISGGTVVLPAPGVERSVEAMATVVAERAITILQGVPSVLRPLAAEPAWARAHRLRLVFSAGEPLDYELARRLATAPRRPEVWNTYGPTECAIDVTAFPVQVGGTGPVPIGRAIDGIELLVLDENLTPVPDGVTGDLYAAGAGVARGYKGRPDLTAAGFRPNPFAGDGSRMYATGDRARRRPDGVLEFLGRSDDQVKINGVRIEPAEVEAALAAHPAINLAAVVARPIGDAGLRLVAFVQADRDVSTDELRAHLRGRLPEAMVPAVVRRLAELPRTGSGKLDRAALPEIGPDEAAEPAFVAPRTPAERIVAQVWCDLLQLDRVGVHEDFLALGGESLMLTRLASRLAKACGGAIDLRGLFDAATVEAQARLLPPELLVELSDESASEPGPTERPTQAPAPTPEGTPAGMPVLSSGQRRLWFSDRVRPGGLEWVAPIFLRVPAELSAEQLAGALTELERRHEVLRTRFADRAGEPVAVTGPAGPVELRVVDAATEDALPGLFGEQFGRGFDLENGPIWRAMLVRIPHRPAVVLLTVHHIATDGWSAVVLERDLTRLCRAALTGEPADLPALPLRFADYAAWQHERLGAPALRDGLAYWRAQLQGIEPLELPADRPRAAERDVSGSGVPVQLTGERAAAVEAVSRQLGVTPFVTLLAAFAMTLARHTGRLDFAVGSPVAGRTRPEFENLVGPFLNPIALRCNLSADPTFAEAVARVRATWLDAQANAQVPFERVVDEVLPRRDLSRTPIYQVGFDLQAGGLATTGAADPAADLAFQQAWRVAKTDLTFFVWHRAGGEMTGALEYATSLFERSTVAQFATRLEQVITAVTVNPDLRLSALPGADDRLGAGPAPGSTDGTGRAAGVHELIGARAARCPRAVAVQAADGRLTYAQLEQRSDDWARALDRLGVGPGDVVPVLLGRSTDLLAALLGVWKVGAAYLPLDPAIPAGRLATVLATVLATAAAPVLVTDDPARSQAGPSILGPQQITAGDGRFPARPAVAEQPAYVIFTSGSTGAPKGVRITHGNLAHYLTSWAVDRLAAAGTGGAPVFSSIAFDMSVTALWAPLLCGQRVLLLPEDLELSELGRQLVAAGPFSFVKLTPGQLEVLGDQLDEADVDALAAVYVVGGEAFPAELARHWLAVLGPDRLVNEYGPTEITVADAAHWVAEVGAGARVPIGTALPGTTAVLLDEQLRPVADGAVGELFVGGAGVADGYVGDPALTAQRFLPAPDGPPGARLYRTGDLVRRLPDGGLDVLGRADQQVKIRGYRVEPDEVRAVLVAAPSVRDAVVVADRQRLIGYVVPATPDNPPAVDELLAACRDRLPDYLVPAVLLEIPSVPLTANGKLDRDRLPDPTAASAGPRRPRTPVQERVAAIWTDLLGVEVGIDDRFFQVGGHSILVLRLVARIQSEFDVAIPVAAVFTNPTIAGLAAVIEDAVLADIEALSDDEVRSRLAEEVA; from the coding sequence ATGACCGAGATGCAGCTGCTGCCCGAACTGTTCGCGGCGCAGGCGGCGCGGACGCCCGACGCCGTCGCCGTCGAGGATGATCACCGACGGCTGTCCTACGCCGATCTGGACTATCGCGCGAATCGGCTGGCGTACATCCTGCGCGCGCAGGGCGTGCAGCCGGAGTCGGTGGTGGGGGTCTGCCTGACCCGGGGAGTCGACCTGGTGGTCGCGCTGCTGGCCACCTGGAAGGCGGGGGGCGCCTACCTGCCGATCGATCCGACGCACCCGGCCGCGCGCAACGCCGGGATGATCACCGACAGCGCCACCGCGCTGGTCCTGGTCGACCGGCTGACCGAGCAGCTGCTGACCGGCACCGGGGTGCGGCAGCTGACGCTCGAGCCGGACGCCGGCACCGACCCGCGCACCGACGGGCGGGCGCCGGCGTCACTGGTGGGCGGGGCGAACGCGGCCTACGTCGTCTACACCTCAGGATCCACCGGCCGGCCGAAGGGCGTGGTGATCACCCACGAGGGCATCGCCAACCGGGTCCGGTGGACAGTCGGCCGGCACGGCCTGGCGGCCACCGACCGGGTGCTGCAGAAGAGTTCGATCGCCTTCGACGCGGCCGCATGGGAGATCTTCGCGCCGCTGATCAGCGGCGGCACCGTGGTCCTGCCGGCGCCGGGCGTGGAGCGGTCGGTCGAGGCGATGGCCACCGTGGTGGCCGAGCGGGCCATCACCATCCTGCAGGGGGTGCCGTCGGTGCTGCGGCCGCTGGCCGCCGAACCGGCGTGGGCGCGGGCCCACCGGCTGCGCCTGGTGTTCTCGGCCGGTGAGCCGCTGGACTACGAGCTGGCCCGGCGGCTGGCCACCGCCCCGCGGCGGCCCGAGGTGTGGAACACCTACGGTCCCACCGAATGTGCGATCGACGTGACCGCGTTCCCGGTCCAGGTCGGCGGCACCGGCCCGGTGCCGATCGGCCGGGCGATCGACGGCATCGAGCTGCTGGTCCTGGACGAGAATCTGACCCCGGTCCCGGACGGGGTGACCGGCGATCTGTATGCCGCCGGTGCCGGGGTGGCTCGCGGCTACAAGGGTCGCCCGGACCTGACCGCGGCCGGTTTCCGGCCGAACCCGTTCGCCGGCGACGGATCCCGCATGTACGCCACCGGTGACCGGGCCCGCCGGCGGCCCGACGGCGTGCTGGAGTTCCTGGGCCGGTCCGACGACCAGGTCAAGATCAACGGCGTCCGGATCGAACCGGCCGAGGTGGAGGCGGCGCTGGCCGCCCATCCCGCAATCAACCTGGCCGCGGTGGTGGCCCGGCCGATCGGCGACGCCGGGCTGCGGCTGGTCGCCTTCGTCCAGGCGGACCGGGACGTATCCACCGACGAGCTGCGGGCCCACCTGCGCGGCCGGCTCCCGGAGGCGATGGTGCCGGCCGTGGTGCGCCGGCTGGCCGAGCTGCCCCGGACCGGCAGCGGGAAGCTGGACCGCGCCGCGCTGCCCGAGATCGGGCCGGACGAGGCGGCGGAACCGGCGTTCGTCGCCCCGCGCACTCCGGCCGAGCGCATCGTCGCCCAGGTCTGGTGCGACCTGTTGCAGCTGGACCGGGTCGGCGTGCACGAGGACTTCCTGGCCCTGGGCGGTGAATCGCTGATGCTGACCCGGCTGGCCAGCCGCCTGGCGAAGGCGTGTGGCGGGGCCATCGACCTGCGCGGGTTGTTCGACGCCGCGACCGTCGAGGCGCAGGCCCGCCTGCTGCCCCCTGAGCTGCTCGTTGAGCTGTCCGACGAATCCGCCTCGGAACCGGGGCCGACCGAGCGCCCGACACAGGCGCCGGCACCGACGCCAGAGGGGACGCCGGCGGGGATGCCGGTGCTCTCGTCCGGTCAACGCCGCCTGTGGTTCTCCGACCGGGTGCGGCCGGGCGGGCTAGAGTGGGTCGCCCCGATCTTCCTGCGGGTGCCCGCCGAACTCTCGGCCGAGCAGCTGGCCGGGGCCCTGACCGAGCTGGAACGGCGGCACGAGGTGCTGCGGACCCGGTTCGCCGACCGGGCCGGGGAACCGGTCGCGGTCACCGGCCCGGCCGGACCGGTCGAACTCCGGGTCGTCGACGCGGCCACCGAGGACGCCCTGCCCGGGCTGTTCGGCGAGCAGTTCGGCCGCGGCTTCGATCTGGAGAACGGCCCGATCTGGCGGGCGATGCTGGTCCGGATCCCGCACCGGCCCGCCGTCGTGCTGCTCACCGTGCACCACATCGCCACCGACGGCTGGTCGGCTGTGGTCCTGGAACGGGACCTGACCCGGCTGTGCCGGGCCGCCCTGACCGGCGAGCCGGCCGATCTGCCGGCGTTGCCGCTGCGGTTCGCCGACTACGCCGCCTGGCAGCACGAACGGCTCGGCGCCCCGGCCCTGCGGGACGGGTTGGCCTACTGGCGGGCCCAGCTGCAGGGCATCGAACCGCTGGAGCTGCCGGCCGACCGGCCGCGGGCGGCCGAGCGCGACGTCAGCGGATCCGGGGTGCCGGTTCAGCTGACCGGGGAGCGGGCGGCGGCCGTGGAGGCCGTGTCCCGGCAGCTCGGCGTGACCCCCTTCGTCACCCTGCTCGCGGCCTTCGCGATGACGCTGGCCCGGCACACCGGACGGCTCGACTTCGCCGTCGGCAGCCCGGTGGCCGGTCGCACCCGGCCCGAGTTCGAAAACCTGGTCGGCCCGTTCCTCAACCCGATCGCCCTGCGCTGCAACCTGTCCGCGGACCCGACCTTCGCCGAGGCGGTCGCCCGGGTGCGGGCCACCTGGCTGGACGCGCAGGCCAACGCGCAGGTCCCGTTCGAGCGGGTGGTGGACGAGGTGCTGCCCCGCCGGGACCTGTCCCGCACGCCCATCTACCAGGTCGGGTTCGACCTGCAGGCCGGCGGCCTGGCCACCACCGGCGCCGCCGATCCGGCCGCCGACCTGGCCTTCCAGCAGGCCTGGCGGGTGGCCAAGACCGACCTGACGTTCTTCGTCTGGCACCGCGCCGGCGGCGAGATGACCGGGGCGCTGGAGTACGCCACTTCTCTGTTCGAGAGGTCCACCGTGGCGCAGTTCGCCACCCGATTGGAACAGGTGATCACCGCGGTGACCGTCAACCCCGACCTGCGGCTGTCCGCGCTGCCCGGTGCCGACGACCGGCTGGGGGCCGGACCGGCGCCCGGATCCACCGACGGCACCGGCCGCGCCGCCGGCGTGCACGAGCTGATCGGCGCCCGCGCGGCCCGCTGCCCGCGCGCCGTGGCCGTGCAGGCCGCCGACGGCCGGCTGACCTACGCGCAGCTCGAGCAGCGCAGCGACGACTGGGCCCGCGCCCTCGACCGGCTCGGGGTCGGCCCGGGCGACGTGGTGCCGGTGCTGCTCGGCCGGTCCACCGACCTGCTCGCCGCGCTGCTGGGCGTGTGGAAGGTCGGGGCCGCGTACCTGCCGTTGGATCCGGCGATTCCGGCCGGCCGGCTGGCCACCGTACTGGCGACCGTGCTGGCCACCGCCGCCGCGCCGGTGCTGGTGACCGACGACCCGGCGCGATCCCAGGCCGGACCGAGCATCCTTGGCCCGCAGCAGATCACGGCCGGCGACGGCCGCTTCCCGGCCCGGCCGGCGGTCGCCGAGCAGCCGGCCTACGTCATCTTCACCTCCGGCTCGACCGGCGCCCCCAAGGGCGTCCGGATCACCCATGGCAACCTGGCCCACTACCTGACCAGCTGGGCCGTGGACCGGCTCGCCGCGGCCGGCACCGGGGGCGCCCCGGTGTTCTCCTCGATCGCCTTCGACATGTCGGTCACCGCGTTGTGGGCGCCGCTGCTCTGCGGCCAGCGGGTGCTGCTGCTGCCCGAGGACCTGGAGCTCTCGGAGCTGGGCCGGCAGCTGGTCGCGGCCGGGCCGTTCTCCTTCGTCAAGCTCACCCCGGGGCAGCTCGAGGTGCTGGGCGATCAGCTCGACGAGGCCGACGTCGACGCGCTGGCCGCCGTCTACGTGGTCGGGGGCGAGGCGTTCCCGGCCGAACTGGCCCGCCACTGGCTGGCCGTGCTGGGCCCGGACCGGCTGGTCAACGAGTACGGCCCGACCGAGATCACGGTGGCCGATGCCGCGCACTGGGTCGCCGAGGTCGGCGCCGGCGCCCGGGTGCCGATCGGCACCGCCCTGCCCGGCACCACCGCGGTCCTGCTGGACGAGCAGCTGCGGCCGGTCGCTGACGGCGCGGTCGGCGAGTTGTTCGTCGGCGGCGCCGGCGTCGCCGACGGCTACGTCGGCGATCCGGCCCTGACCGCGCAGCGGTTCCTGCCCGCCCCCGACGGGCCGCCCGGAGCCCGGCTCTACCGCACCGGTGACCTGGTCCGGCGGCTGCCGGACGGCGGACTGGATGTGCTGGGCCGGGCCGACCAGCAGGTCAAGATCCGCGGGTACCGGGTGGAGCCGGACGAGGTGCGGGCCGTGCTGGTGGCCGCGCCCTCCGTCCGCGACGCCGTCGTGGTCGCCGACCGGCAGCGGCTGATCGGCTACGTCGTGCCCGCCACACCCGACAACCCGCCGGCGGTCGACGAGTTGCTCGCGGCCTGCCGGGATCGACTGCCCGACTACCTGGTCCCGGCCGTCCTGCTCGAGATCCCCTCGGTGCCATTGACGGCCAACGGCAAGCTGGATCGCGACCGGCTGCCGGACCCGACCGCGGCGTCCGCCGGGCCGCGTCGTCCCCGTACGCCGGTGCAGGAGCGGGTCGCCGCGATCTGGACCGACCTGCTCGGTGTCGAGGTCGGCATCGACGACCGGTTCTTCCAGGTGGGCGGGCATTCCATCCTGGTGCTCCGGCTGGTCGCCCGGATCCAGAGCGAGTTCGACGTCGCCATTCCGGTGGCCGCGGTCTTCACCAACCCGACCATCGCCGGGCTGGCCGCCGTCATCGAGGACGCGGTGCTCGCCGACATCGAGGCGCTGTCCGACGACGAGGTCCGCAGCCGGCTGGCCGAGGAGGTCGCCTGA
- a CDS encoding MbtH family protein translates to MHNTNAGENEPIYLVVRNAEEQYSIWPAGRDVPAGWEADGTVGPKDACLAHITEVWTDMRPLSLRRRMDLAHA, encoded by the coding sequence GTGCACAACACCAACGCGGGCGAGAACGAGCCGATCTACCTGGTGGTGCGCAACGCCGAGGAGCAGTACTCGATCTGGCCGGCCGGGCGCGACGTGCCCGCGGGCTGGGAGGCGGACGGCACCGTCGGCCCGAAGGATGCGTGCCTGGCGCACATCACCGAGGTCTGGACGGACATGCGTCCGCTGAGCCTGCGGCGCCGCATGGACCTGGCGCACGCCTAG
- the sbnA gene encoding 2,3-diaminopropionate biosynthesis protein SbnA, whose product MAVRRPLKGILSAIGDTPLVEMGCLVPGFDFRLFAKMERFNPGGSVKDRSALAMLQAKILDGGVRPGRTVVIESSSGNLAIGLAQICCYYGIDLICVVDAKTTTQNLAILRAYGARVEVVTDRDPATGEYLPERVRRVRHLLDTLPHAYSPNQYANLRNPAAHENTMREIAEALDGRVDFLFAAAGTFGTLRGCVGYLRAQGLPTRVIAVDAVGSVLFHTTPGRRLIPGHGAAIRPALLDPSLVDDVVHVTDLECIVACRALTRQEGILAGGSSGATIAAVRRFAPRIPAGSTVVAIFPDGGDRYLDTIYSDPWVAEHFGADALQLWQRPIIEDVAWC is encoded by the coding sequence ATGGCCGTCCGGAGACCGCTCAAGGGCATTCTCTCCGCGATCGGGGACACCCCGCTGGTGGAGATGGGATGCCTCGTTCCGGGTTTCGACTTCCGGCTGTTCGCCAAGATGGAGCGGTTCAACCCGGGTGGCTCGGTGAAGGATCGATCCGCGCTGGCCATGCTGCAGGCCAAGATTCTCGACGGCGGGGTCCGGCCCGGCCGGACCGTGGTGATCGAATCCAGCTCCGGCAACCTGGCCATCGGTCTGGCCCAGATCTGCTGCTACTACGGCATCGATCTGATCTGCGTCGTCGATGCCAAGACGACCACGCAGAACCTGGCCATCCTGCGGGCCTACGGCGCGCGGGTCGAGGTGGTGACCGACCGGGATCCGGCCACCGGCGAGTACCTGCCCGAACGGGTCCGTCGGGTCCGCCACCTGCTCGACACCCTGCCCCACGCCTACTCGCCCAACCAGTACGCGAACCTGCGCAATCCGGCCGCCCACGAGAACACCATGCGCGAGATCGCCGAGGCGCTGGACGGCCGGGTGGACTTCCTGTTCGCCGCGGCGGGTACCTTCGGCACGCTGCGCGGCTGCGTCGGATACCTGCGGGCGCAAGGCCTGCCGACCCGGGTGATCGCGGTGGATGCGGTGGGCAGTGTCCTGTTTCACACCACCCCCGGACGCCGGCTGATTCCCGGGCATGGCGCGGCGATCCGGCCGGCGTTGCTGGACCCGAGCCTGGTCGACGACGTCGTGCACGTCACCGACCTGGAGTGCATCGTGGCCTGCCGGGCCCTGACCCGGCAGGAGGGCATCCTGGCCGGTGGCTCGTCCGGGGCGACGATCGCCGCGGTCCGCCGGTTCGCCCCGCGCATCCCGGCCGGCTCGACGGTGGTGGCGATCTTTCCCGACGGTGGCGACCGCTACCTGGACACCATCTATTCCGACCCCTGGGTGGCCGAGCACTTCGGCGCCGACGCGCTGCAACTCTGGCAGCGCCCGATCATCGAGGACGTGGCCTGGTGCTGA